The segment CCATCGTGCTGGCGGTGCTGATGTTCCGCTCCTCCAGCAACCTGGCTGCGGCCTATGGCATCGCCGTCACGCTGGACATGCTGATCACGACGGTCCTGACCTTCTTCGTGCTGCGCTACGGCTGGAAGTACCCGCTTGCACTGTGCCTGGCGTCCACCGGTTTCTTCTTCGTGGTGGACCTGGCCTTTTTCAGTTCCAACCTCATGAAGCTGCACCACGGTGGCTGGTTCCCGCTGGCCATCGGCGGCGCCGTCTTCATCCTGATGACCACCTGGAAGCAGGGCCGGGCCCAGCTCAATGCGGCGCTCAAGCAGGATGCGCTGGACCTGCCGGGTTTCCTGGAGGCCGTGTTTGTCAGTCCGCCGGTGCGCGTCGAAGGCACGGCTGTCTTCCTGACCGCCGAGCCCGGCAGCGTGCCCAATGCCCTGTTGCACAACCTCAAGCACAACAAGGTGCTGCACGAAAACAACCTCTTCGTCACCGTGCGCAACCATGAGGTGCCCTGGATCGGGCTGGACAAGCGCATCGAGATCGAGTCCCTGGGCCACGACTGCTGGCAGGTCATCGTGCACTACGGCTTCAAGAACGATCCGGACCTGCCTGTCGCACTGGCGCAGGTCCGCAGCCAGGGCTGCACGCTGGAGCCCATGACGACCAGCTACTTCCTGTCACGCGACATCGTCATCCCCACCATGGGACACGGCATGTTGCCCTGGCGCGAGAAGCTGTTTGCACAGATGCACCACAACGCCAGCGCGGCGGCGGAGTTTCTGAACCTGCCGAACAATGCGGTGGTGGAGCTGGGGTCGAAGATCGAGATCTGATCTTCTTGCTTCTTTGATCGGCTGATTTGCTTGCGTGGCTTTGTCGGGATATGCCCCCGACAGGGCAGTAACTTTCTTTTGCTTCGCCAAAAGAAAGTCACCAAAGAAAAGGCGAGCCGGGTGCGTCGTCCCTCCGCTACGCTGCGGGCACACTGCGTTGCTCGGCCAGGGCGGGAAGTGCAGAAACTCGCCCTACGGGCTCAGACATCTGCACTTCTTTTTCCGCCCTGTCCTGCGCTACTCGCCTCCGCACACGGCAGAGGGGAGCCGGATACCAAAACCAAAGGCCACAAGGACGCGCCATGGCGCGTCCTTGTTCAGTTGTTTGGTCTTTGGCTGTTGGTTCCCGGCTGTTGGGTTCCCTATGCCGTGTGGCAGGGCTGAGCAGCGCAGCAGCGGGCGGATCAGGGCGGGCGTTGTCAGAGCGCAGCGAGTTTAGCCCGACCCCGCCCGATGCGAGCAGCGCAAGGTACCCCGCAGGGGCCCTGACTTCGGCTCGCCTTTCTTTTGGGTACTTTGCTTTGGCGAAGCAAAGAAAAGTACCTCGCCCGCCGGGGCGAGACCCGGCAAGCTACGCACGCAAAAACACAACGCAAAAAGAAAGCCCGCTCGAAAGCGGGCCTTGGCAAGAGAGGACAAGAGGCCGATCAACGTCCCTTGCGCACCTCACCCACCAGATAGTCCACCACCTGCAGCGAACGATCCATGTTGCGGGTCAGGGTAGCGTCGGTATAGAAGCGGCCGGCCACGCCCATGGCGGGCACGCCTTCGACCTTGTAGGCGGCGGTCAGCTGGCCGGCGCGGGTGACTTTGGAGGCCACGGTGAAGGAGTTGAACTGTTCCATGAACTTGGCCTTGTCCACGCCCTGGCTGGCGACCCAGTCGGCGATGACCTCGGGGTTCTCCAGGCGCTTGCGCTCGCCGTGGATGGCCTGGAAGACCTTGGCGTGCACCTTGTCGACCAGGTTCATGGCTTCCAGGGCGTAATACAGGCGCTGCTGGCCCTGGTAGGCGCTGCTGAAGGCGACGGGCACGCGCTTGACCACCACGTCCTTGGGCGCACGCTTGATCCAGGCTTCCAGCGCGGGCTCGAAAGCGTTGCAGTGCGGGCAGTTGTACCAGAAGAACTCGACCACCTCGATCTTGCCGCTGGGCGTGTCGATGGGGGCCGGCTTGTCCAGCGGCAGGTAGTCCTTGCCGGCGTCGAAACGCTGCTGGGCGAAGGCGGGCAGCACGGTGGCACCGGCCAGGGCGGCGCCGCAGGCGCGGGAGAAGTCACGACGTTTCATCATCTGCATAAGCTCCATTTGAATGCCCGGGTGGGACACGCCCGGCTTGAAAAAGTTCAGTACCGGCTCAGCGCTGCACGCGTACCAGGGCGGTCTCGTGGCCGGCAGCCTCGATCTGGGCCTTGATCTTCTCGGCCTCATCCTTCTTGTCATAGGGGCCGACGCGCACGCGGAAGATCTGGCGGCCTGACTGCTCACGCTCGGTCACCTTGGCTTCCACGCCGGTCAGCGAGAGCTTGGCGCGCTGGGCCTCGGCATCTTCGGGGGTGCGGAAGGCGCCGACCTGGATGAAATAGGCGAAGGGATCGGCGGCACCCGCCTTGGCACGCGCCAGGTCGCCCAAGGGGTCGGCCGAGGGTTTGCTGTCGGCCTTGGCCGGCGGCGGCTTGACCGCAGGCGCCGGCGTGGCGGGCTTGGTCGCAGCCTTGGGGGCCGAGGCGGCCGGTGCCGGCGGCTTGGTCTTGTTGTAGAGCGGAGCGTTCGGGTCCCAGTCCTTGTTGCGCTTTTCCTCGGCCGCATCCTGGTCGGGGGTGCGGTTCTGCCCCTTGTTCAGGAAGGGCACCGGGGTCTTGGTCACGTAGAGGGCGACCATCAGCGCCACGGCCAGGCCGATGACGACGCCGATGATCAGGCCCAGGATGGTTCCGCCGCGTTGCTGTTTCATGAATTCTCTTGTCGTGCTGATGAACAATGCCGCCGAGGGCTCACATCTTCTCCGGTGCGCTCACGCCCAGCACCGCCAGGCCATTGTGCAGCACCTGCGCCGTGGCGGCCACCAGGGCCAGCCGTGCGCGCTTGAGCGCCTCGTCCTCCACCAGGATGCGCTCGGCATCATAGTAGCTGTGGTAGCTGGCGGCCAGCTCGCGCAGGTAGAAGGTCACGTCGTGCGGCGCGAAGTCCTGCGCGGCGGCCGTGAGCATCTCGGGGTACCTGGAGAGCTGCAGCATCAGGCCCTGGGCCGCCGGGCTGTTCAGCAGCGCCAGGTCCGCGTCCTTGAGCGTGCTGCGGTGGCCGCCTTCCTTCTCGCGCCAGGTGTTGATGACCGAGCAGATGCGCGCATGCGCGTACTGCACGTAGTAGACCGGGTTCTCGTTGTTCTTCTGCACGGCCAGGTCCACGTCGAAGGTGTACTCGGTGTCGGGCTTGCGGCTGAGCAGGAAAAAGCGCACCGCGTCCTTGCTGGTCCACTCGATCAGGTCGCGTAGCGTCACGTAGCTGCCGGCGCGCTTGGAGATCTTCACTTCCTGGCCGCCGCGCACCACGCGCACCATGGTGTGCAGCACGTAGTCGGGGAAACCCTGGGGGATGCCCAGGCCCACGGCCTGCAGGCCGGCGCGCACGCGCGCAATGGTGCCGTGGTGGTCGGTGCCCTGGATGTTCACGACCTTCTCGTAGCCGCGCTCGAACTTGGTGATGTGGTAGGCCACGTCCGGCACGAAGTAGGTGTAGCTGCCATCGCCCTTGCGCATGACGCGGTCCTTGTCGTCGCCGTACTCGGTGGTCTTGAGCCACAGGGCGCCGTCGTGCTCGTAGGTCTTGCCGGCCTCGCGCAGCTTCTGCACGGCGGCGTCGACCTTGCCGCTGGTGTACAGGCTGGACTCGAGGTAGTAGTTGTCGAACTTCACGGCGAAGGCCTTGAGGTCCAGGTCCTGTTCGTGGCGCAGGTAGGCCACGGCGAACAGGCGCATGCCGTCCAGGTCGTTCACGTCGCCGCTGGCGGTGAACTCGCGGTCGTCCGACCTGACCGATTTTTTCGCCATGAAGTCGGCCGCGATGTCGGCGATGTAGTCGCCGTTGTAGGCGGCTTCCGGCCACTCGGCGTCGCCGGGCTTGAAACCCCTGGCGCGCAGCTGCACGCTGTTGGCCAGGGTGCCGATCTGCACACCGGCGTCGTTGTAATAGAACTCGCGGCTGACCTCCCAGCCCTGGGTCTGGAAGAGGTTGCAGATGGCGTCGCCCAGGGCACCCTGGCGGCCGTGGCCCACGTGCAGCGGGCCCGTGGGGTTGGCCGAGACGAACTCGACCATCATGCGCCGGCCATTGGCCAGCTGGTGCCCGTACTGCGCACCCTGCGACAGCACTTCGCGCACCACCTGCTGCTTGGCGGCGGGTTTGAGGCGGATGTTGATGAAACCGGGGCCGGCGATCTCCACCGCCTCGACCCAGGTCGAGAAGGCCGGGGTGGCCAGCAGCGCGCTGCGCAGGCTCTCGGCCACCTGGCGCGGGGGCTGCTTCAGGGGTTTGGCCAGCTGCATGGCCGCCGTGGTGGCCAGGTCGCCGTGTTCGGCCATCTTGGGGGATTCGAAGGCCGCCCGCGCACCGGCGCCGGGCAGCAGCTGCTCCAGCACGATGCCGAGGGTCTGGAGCAGTTCGTTTTTGACAGTCAACATGGCCCTGATTCTACTGACCGGGGCTGCGCCGCCCGCCGGGGCGCCGTGCAAGCCGGGGTAACCGTTTGTCAGCAGATTTGCCGGCCCGGCCGTTGTATGCTGGAATCGGCTTGCGATTCAATACCCCAACCCCACCCATTCTGGAGGAGACACCATGAAAAAACTGCTGACCCTGCTCGCCCTCGGCCTGTCCCTGAGCCTTGGCGTTGCGCATGCCGATGAAGAGAAAAAGGCGCCGACGGCCCAGCAGAACAAGATGAGCATGTGCAACAAGGAAGCCGGTGACAAGAAGGGCGACGAGCGCAAGAAATTCATGAGCGAGTGTCTCAAGGCCAAGCCGGCCGCCGCGACGGCCAAGGCCACGCCCCAGCAGGAGCGCATGAAGAAGTGCAATGCCGACGCCACCGGCAAGACCGGCGACGAGCGCAAGAAGTTCATGAGCCAGTGCCTGAGCAACAAATAAGCTGCCAGCGCCTGTCAAAAAGCCCCGCAGAGCGGGGCTTTTTTC is part of the Rhodoferax sp. BAB1 genome and harbors:
- a CDS encoding SPOR domain-containing protein, with translation MKQQRGGTILGLIIGVVIGLAVALMVALYVTKTPVPFLNKGQNRTPDQDAAEEKRNKDWDPNAPLYNKTKPPAPAASAPKAATKPATPAPAVKPPPAKADSKPSADPLGDLARAKAGAADPFAYFIQVGAFRTPEDAEAQRAKLSLTGVEAKVTEREQSGRQIFRVRVGPYDKKDEAEKIKAQIEAAGHETALVRVQR
- a CDS encoding thiol:disulfide interchange protein DsbA/DsbL, which translates into the protein MKRRDFSRACGAALAGATVLPAFAQQRFDAGKDYLPLDKPAPIDTPSGKIEVVEFFWYNCPHCNAFEPALEAWIKRAPKDVVVKRVPVAFSSAYQGQQRLYYALEAMNLVDKVHAKVFQAIHGERKRLENPEVIADWVASQGVDKAKFMEQFNSFTVASKVTRAGQLTAAYKVEGVPAMGVAGRFYTDATLTRNMDRSLQVVDYLVGEVRKGR
- the argS gene encoding arginine--tRNA ligase; translation: MLTVKNELLQTLGIVLEQLLPGAGARAAFESPKMAEHGDLATTAAMQLAKPLKQPPRQVAESLRSALLATPAFSTWVEAVEIAGPGFINIRLKPAAKQQVVREVLSQGAQYGHQLANGRRMMVEFVSANPTGPLHVGHGRQGALGDAICNLFQTQGWEVSREFYYNDAGVQIGTLANSVQLRARGFKPGDAEWPEAAYNGDYIADIAADFMAKKSVRSDDREFTASGDVNDLDGMRLFAVAYLRHEQDLDLKAFAVKFDNYYLESSLYTSGKVDAAVQKLREAGKTYEHDGALWLKTTEYGDDKDRVMRKGDGSYTYFVPDVAYHITKFERGYEKVVNIQGTDHHGTIARVRAGLQAVGLGIPQGFPDYVLHTMVRVVRGGQEVKISKRAGSYVTLRDLIEWTSKDAVRFFLLSRKPDTEYTFDVDLAVQKNNENPVYYVQYAHARICSVINTWREKEGGHRSTLKDADLALLNSPAAQGLMLQLSRYPEMLTAAAQDFAPHDVTFYLRELAASYHSYYDAERILVEDEALKRARLALVAATAQVLHNGLAVLGVSAPEKM
- a CDS encoding PsiF family protein; amino-acid sequence: MKKLLTLLALGLSLSLGVAHADEEKKAPTAQQNKMSMCNKEAGDKKGDERKKFMSECLKAKPAAATAKATPQQERMKKCNADATGKTGDERKKFMSQCLSNK